In Streptococcus oralis, a single window of DNA contains:
- a CDS encoding competence protein CoiA, producing the protein MFVARDAKGNLVNALEKDVTKQAYTCPACGGGLRLRQGQSIRTHFAHERLRDCIAIFENESPEHLGNKEALYHWVKKDNQVALEYSLPEIQQIADVLVNEKLALEVQCSPLSQKLLGDRSQGYRSQGYQVIWLLGEKLWLKERLTQLQRGFLYFSQNMGFYVWELDLKKQVLRLKYLLHQDLRGKLHFQVKEFSYGQGNLLEILRFPYQKQKLPRFAVVQDSTICHYIRQQLYYQTPYWMKKQEQAYHRGDNLLNRQLDDWYPQVKPIESGDFLQIETDLTSYYRNFQAYYQKNPKNNRQKLYPPAFYHLYFSKNVVK; encoded by the coding sequence ATGTTTGTAGCCAGAGATGCCAAGGGGAATTTGGTGAATGCCCTCGAAAAAGATGTGACCAAGCAAGCTTATACTTGTCCAGCCTGTGGGGGCGGGCTACGATTACGCCAAGGACAGAGTATTCGAACGCACTTTGCCCATGAAAGGTTAAGAGATTGTATTGCTATTTTTGAGAATGAAAGTCCAGAACACTTGGGAAATAAAGAGGCCCTTTATCATTGGGTCAAGAAGGACAATCAAGTCGCCTTAGAATATAGTCTGCCCGAGATTCAGCAGATAGCAGATGTTCTCGTCAATGAGAAACTAGCTCTGGAGGTTCAGTGCAGTCCCTTGTCTCAAAAGCTTTTAGGCGATAGAAGTCAAGGATACCGCAGCCAGGGCTATCAGGTTATCTGGCTACTGGGAGAAAAACTCTGGTTAAAAGAGCGATTAACACAATTGCAAAGGGGATTTCTCTATTTTAGTCAAAATATGGGATTCTATGTTTGGGAACTAGATCTCAAAAAGCAAGTTTTGAGACTTAAATACCTTTTACATCAGGACCTACGTGGCAAGCTTCATTTTCAGGTCAAGGAATTTTCCTATGGCCAAGGAAATCTCTTGGAAATCTTACGATTTCCTTATCAAAAACAAAAACTGCCTCGTTTTGCAGTTGTGCAAGATTCCACTATCTGTCACTACATTCGCCAGCAGTTGTACTACCAAACGCCCTACTGGATGAAAAAACAGGAGCAAGCTTATCATCGAGGAGACAATCTATTAAACCGTCAACTAGACGACTGGTATCCTCAAGTCAAGCCGATAGAATCAGGTGATTTTTTGCAGATTGAAACGGATTTGACTAGCTATTATAGAAATTTTCAGGCTTACTATCAAAAAAATCCGAAAAATAATCGCCAAAAGCTCTATCCACCAGCCTTTTATCACTTATATTTCTCAAAAAATGTGGTAAAATAG
- the pepF gene encoding oligoendopeptidase F: protein MVLQRHEINEKDTWDLSTIYPTDQAWEEALKDLTEKVQTAAQYEGHLLDSADSLLEITEFSLDLERQVEKLYVYAHMKNDQDTREAKYQEYYAKAMTLYSQLEQAFSFYEPEFMEISEEQYAVFLEAQPKLQVYKHFFDKLLQKKDHVLSQREEELLAGAGEIFGAASETFAILDNADISFPYVLDDEGKEVQLSHGTYIRLMESKNREVRRGAYEALYATYEQFQHTYAKTLQTNVKVQNYRAKVRNYKSARHAALAANFVPESVYDNLVAAVRKHLPLLHRYLNLRSKILGISDLKMYDVYTPLSSVDYSFTYEEALKKAEEALAVLGDDYLSRVKRAFSERWIDVYENQGKRSGAYSGGSYDTNAFMLLNWQDNLDNLFTLVHETGHSMHSSYTRETQPYVYGDYSIFLAEIASTTNENILTEKLLEEVEDDATRFAILNNFLDGFRGTVFRQTQFAEFEHAIHQADQNGEVLTSDFLNKLYADLNQEYYGLSKEDNPQIQYEWARIPHFYYNYYVYQYSTGFAAASALAEKIVHGSQEDRDRYIDYLKAGKSDYPLNVMRKAGVDMEKEDYLNDAFAVFERRLNEFEALVEKLGLA from the coding sequence ATGGTATTACAACGACATGAAATAAATGAAAAAGATACATGGGATCTTTCGACAATCTACCCAACAGACCAGGCTTGGGAAGAAGCCTTGAAAGATTTAACTGAAAAAGTACAAACAGCAGCCCAGTATGAGGGGCATCTCTTGGATAGCGCAGACAGTTTGCTTGAGATTACAGAATTCTCACTTGACTTGGAACGCCAAGTTGAAAAGCTTTATGTCTATGCGCATATGAAAAATGACCAGGACACGCGTGAAGCCAAGTATCAAGAGTACTATGCTAAGGCAATGACCCTATACAGTCAGTTAGAACAAGCCTTTTCATTCTATGAACCTGAGTTTATGGAGATTAGCGAAGAGCAGTATGCGGTCTTCCTAGAAGCTCAACCAAAACTCCAAGTTTACAAGCACTTTTTTGACAAGCTCTTGCAAAAGAAAGACCATGTTCTTTCGCAACGTGAGGAAGAATTGCTTGCTGGAGCAGGAGAAATCTTTGGCGCTGCTAGCGAAACCTTCGCTATTTTGGACAATGCGGATATTAGCTTCCCATATGTGCTTGATGACGAAGGCAAGGAAGTGCAACTCTCACACGGTACTTACATCCGTTTGATGGAGTCTAAAAACCGTGAAGTGCGTCGTGGTGCCTATGAAGCCCTTTATGCGACTTACGAGCAATTCCAACACACTTATGCCAAGACCTTGCAGACAAATGTTAAGGTGCAAAACTACCGTGCCAAAGTTCGCAACTATAAGAGTGCTCGCCATGCAGCCCTCGCAGCCAATTTTGTTCCAGAAAGTGTCTATGACAATCTAGTAGCAGCAGTTCGCAAGCATTTGCCACTCTTGCATCGTTACCTTAACCTTCGTTCTAAAATCTTGGGAATTTCAGATCTCAAGATGTATGATGTCTACACACCACTCTCGTCAGTAGATTATAGCTTTACCTACGAGGAAGCCTTGAAAAAGGCAGAAGAAGCTTTGGCAGTTTTAGGTGACGACTACTTGAGCCGTGTCAAACGTGCCTTCAGCGAGCGTTGGATTGATGTCTATGAAAATCAAGGCAAGCGTTCTGGTGCCTACTCTGGTGGTTCTTACGATACCAATGCCTTTATGCTTTTAAACTGGCAGGACAATCTAGACAATCTCTTTACCCTTGTCCATGAAACAGGTCACAGTATGCACTCAAGCTATACTCGTGAAACTCAACCTTATGTTTACGGGGATTACTCTATCTTCTTGGCTGAGATTGCCTCAACGACTAATGAAAATATCTTGACAGAGAAATTGTTGGAAGAAGTGGAAGACGATGCGACACGCTTTGCTATCCTCAATAACTTCCTAGATGGTTTCCGTGGAACAGTTTTCCGTCAAACTCAATTCGCTGAGTTTGAACATGCCATCCACCAAGCAGACCAAAATGGAGAAGTCTTGACAAGTGATTTCCTCAATAAGCTCTACGCTGACTTGAACCAGGAGTACTATGGACTCAGCAAGGAAGACAATCCTCAGATCCAATACGAGTGGGCACGAATTCCACATTTCTACTATAACTACTATGTTTATCAATATTCAACAGGTTTTGCAGCTGCTTCAGCCTTGGCTGAGAAGATTGTCCATGGTAGTCAAGAAGACCGTGACCGCTATATCGACTACCTCAAGGCAGGTAAGTCAGACTATCCACTCAATGTCATGAGAAAAGCGGGAGTGGATATGGAGAAGGAAGACTATCTTAACGATGCCTTTGCCGTCTTTGAACGTCGCTTGAACGAGTTTGAAGCCCTTGTTGAAAAATTGGGATTGGCTTAA
- a CDS encoding O-methyltransferase, with the protein MVESYSKNANHNMRRPVVKEEIVELMRQRQKQVTGSLKELETFARKENIPIIPHETVAYFRFLMETIQPKNILEIGTAIGFSALLMAEHAPDAKITTIDRNPEMIGFAKENFAQFDSRQQITLLEGDAVDVLSTLTETYDFVFMDSAKSKYIVFLPEILKHLEVGGVVVLDDIFQGGDVAKDIMEVRRGQRTIYRGLQRLFDATLDNPGLTATLVPLGDGILMLRKNVENVTLPEME; encoded by the coding sequence ATGGTAGAGTCTTATAGTAAAAATGCCAATCACAATATGCGACGTCCCGTCGTCAAGGAAGAAATCGTAGAACTCATGCGCCAGCGTCAAAAGCAGGTGACAGGTTCTTTGAAAGAATTGGAGACCTTCGCTCGCAAGGAAAATATTCCCATCATTCCCCATGAAACGGTCGCGTATTTTCGATTTCTCATGGAGACCATACAGCCCAAGAACATTTTGGAAATTGGGACGGCTATCGGTTTCTCAGCTCTTTTAATGGCGGAACATGCGCCAGATGCTAAGATTACAACGATTGACCGTAATCCTGAGATGATAGGCTTTGCCAAGGAAAACTTTGCCCAGTTTGACAGTCGTCAGCAAATCACTCTTTTAGAGGGAGATGCAGTCGATGTTTTATCTACTCTGACAGAAACTTATGACTTTGTCTTTATGGACTCAGCCAAGTCCAAGTACATCGTCTTTCTGCCTGAAATCCTTAAACATTTGGAAGTTGGTGGAGTGGTGGTCTTGGATGATATTTTCCAAGGAGGAGATGTTGCCAAGGACATCATGGAAGTCCGCCGTGGTCAACGAACCATCTACCGTGGTTTGCAAAGGCTTTTCGACGCAACTTTGGACAATCCAGGTCTAACAGCAACTCTAGTTCCTCTTGGTGATGGCATTCTCATGCTACGAAAGAATGTGGAAAATGTAACCTTGCCAGAAATGGAATAA
- a CDS encoding recombinase family protein, whose amino-acid sequence MAQTLSKKGTQVTFTIYKLDRLTRSMFKLLELIEQFNDSDIQLVSLHEKLETD is encoded by the coding sequence TTGGCTCAAACGCTTTCGAAAAAAGGAACGCAAGTCACTTTCACCATCTACAAGCTTGATAGGCTTACGCGCTCTATGTTTAAATTGCTAGAACTGATTGAACAATTTAATGATTCGGATATTCAGCTAGTCAGTTTGCATGAAAAATTGGAAACTGACTAG